In Cyanobium sp. AMD-g, one genomic interval encodes:
- a CDS encoding SDR family oxidoreductase yields the protein MPAALITGASRGIGAAAARRFAAEGYDLLLVARGRADLDQLAEDLRGTSRRVETLALDLTHVEAVPGAMAELLGRGLQPSVVINNAGAAWTGPLAAMPIERWQWLLQLNLTSVFQVCQAVLPGLRQAGGGRIINVSSHAARHAFPDWGAYCVSKAALASFSRCLEAEERAAGIAVSTLTLGAVNTPLWDSETVHSSFDRHAMLSAEQVAESLLYLARQPNSQTVEDLTLMPAAGAF from the coding sequence TTGCCCGCTGCCCTGATCACCGGTGCCTCCCGCGGCATCGGCGCTGCCGCCGCCCGCCGCTTTGCCGCCGAGGGCTACGACCTCCTGCTGGTGGCCCGGGGCCGTGCCGATCTCGATCAGCTCGCCGAGGACCTTCGGGGGACGAGCCGGCGCGTCGAAACCCTGGCCCTTGACCTGACCCATGTGGAGGCCGTCCCCGGGGCGATGGCCGAACTGCTCGGGCGAGGGCTCCAGCCTTCGGTCGTGATCAACAACGCCGGTGCCGCCTGGACCGGCCCGCTGGCGGCCATGCCCATCGAGCGCTGGCAGTGGCTCCTGCAGCTCAACCTGACCAGTGTCTTCCAGGTCTGCCAGGCGGTGCTGCCCGGCCTGCGCCAGGCCGGTGGCGGTCGGATCATCAACGTCAGCAGCCATGCCGCCCGTCATGCCTTCCCGGACTGGGGGGCCTACTGCGTCAGCAAGGCCGCCCTGGCGTCCTTCAGCCGCTGCCTTGAGGCGGAGGAACGGGCCGCCGGCATCGCCGTGAGCACCCTCACCCTGGGGGCGGTGAATACACCTCTCTGGGACAGTGAAACCGTCCACAGTTCCTTCGACCGACATGCCATGCTTTCCGCGGAGCAGGTGGCTGAATCCCTGCTCTACCTTGCGCGGCAACCCAACAGCCAGACGGTTGAGGACCTCACCCTGATGCCAGCCGCCGGAGCCTTCTAA
- the folE gene encoding GTP cyclohydrolase I, producing MTSTLPSGLSARQAAPVTTPIPVSLRIRERLQKEGVPFLANDNISEHLREGELDQLEIEVAGKVRDLLRSLVIDIDNDHNTEETAERVAKMYLHEVFKGRYHEQPKIASFPNVKQLDEIYTVGPISIRSACSHHLVPILGNCWIGIKPGERVIGLSKFSRVADWVFSRPHIQEEAVIILADEIERLCEPLGLAILVKAQHYCMKWRGVKEPQTSMVNSVVRGDFRHDPSLKQEFFELVRQQESMLGN from the coding sequence ATGACATCCACCCTTCCCAGCGGCCTCAGCGCCCGTCAGGCCGCTCCCGTCACGACGCCCATTCCTGTCAGCCTGCGGATCCGCGAGCGACTGCAGAAGGAAGGGGTGCCGTTTCTGGCCAACGACAACATTTCCGAGCACCTGCGCGAAGGAGAGCTCGACCAGCTGGAGATCGAAGTCGCCGGCAAGGTGCGCGACCTGCTGCGCAGCCTGGTGATCGATATCGATAACGACCACAACACCGAGGAGACGGCCGAACGGGTGGCCAAGATGTATCTCCATGAGGTGTTCAAGGGTCGCTACCACGAGCAACCCAAGATCGCCAGCTTCCCCAACGTGAAGCAACTCGATGAGATCTACACGGTGGGGCCCATCTCCATCCGCTCTGCCTGTTCCCACCATCTGGTACCGATCCTTGGCAACTGCTGGATCGGGATCAAGCCCGGTGAAAGGGTGATCGGCCTGTCGAAGTTCTCCCGGGTGGCCGACTGGGTGTTCTCACGGCCCCACATCCAGGAGGAGGCCGTGATCATCCTCGCCGATGAGATCGAACGCCTCTGTGAGCCCCTCGGCCTTGCGATCCTTGTCAAAGCCCAGCATTACTGCATGAAATGGCGCGGGGTGAAGGAACCCCAGACCAGCATGGTGAACTCCGTCGTGCGCGGTGATTTCCGCCACGACCCCAGCCTCAAGCAGGAGTTCTTCGAACTCGTGCGTCAGCAGGAGTCGATGCTCGGCAACTGA
- a CDS encoding phosphoribosylanthranilate isomerase, producing the protein MVASPLLKICGLREPAQATAIAAMGADAIGVIAVPSSPRFVPAAQRPDLFAAMAAGGGDCFGVLVVADPSDDRLEELGAGRGHAVLQLHGEESVARCRELAQRLDVRLWKALRVRTPEDLEQAAAYAGVVEALLLDAWQPGQLGGTGHRIPTGWLEGFRPAFPWWLAGGVGPETVAELLARLRPDGLDASSALEDRPGVKNLARVAALLAAMRGSPSG; encoded by the coding sequence CTGGTTGCCTCTCCGCTGCTGAAGATCTGTGGGCTCAGGGAGCCGGCCCAGGCCACCGCCATCGCTGCGATGGGGGCGGATGCGATCGGCGTCATCGCCGTCCCCAGCTCGCCCCGCTTCGTTCCAGCGGCGCAGCGGCCCGATCTGTTCGCCGCCATGGCCGCCGGCGGTGGCGACTGCTTCGGTGTGCTGGTCGTGGCCGATCCCTCCGACGACCGGCTGGAGGAGCTCGGCGCGGGCCGGGGTCATGCGGTGCTGCAGCTGCATGGGGAGGAGAGTGTGGCGCGCTGCCGCGAGCTGGCCCAGCGGTTGGATGTGCGGCTCTGGAAGGCCCTGCGGGTGCGCACCCCCGAGGATCTTGAGCAGGCGGCCGCCTATGCCGGGGTGGTCGAAGCCCTGTTGCTCGATGCCTGGCAACCCGGCCAGCTGGGGGGCACCGGGCACCGGATCCCCACCGGCTGGCTGGAGGGCTTTCGCCCGGCTTTCCCCTGGTGGCTGGCCGGTGGCGTCGGCCCCGAGACGGTGGCCGAGCTGCTGGCCCGGCTGCGCCCCGATGGTCTGGATGCCTCCAGTGCCCTGGAGGATCGCCCCGGCGTCAAGAACCTGGCCCGGGTCGCGGCCCTGCTGGCGGCGATGCGTGGATCCCCCAGCGGTTGA
- a CDS encoding site-2 protease family protein produces the protein MGEGWQLLTIRGIPLRIHPSWFVILLLATLGFQQQYALSLRGQLSPAALWAVALVTSLALFVSVLLHELGHSLVALRQGVKVKSITLFLLGGVASVERECSTARGALMVAAAGPAVSLVLGIGLLASTHAASHLTPVLGQVVERLGALNLILGLFNLLPGLPLDGGLIVKALVWEFSGSQRRGVEVANACGRFLSLFAVGMGTVLLLRGGGIGGAWLILLGWFGLGAARNQKQMLVVQQALKDLKVRDVAQRRFRVLEADTSLRELSRIRLGTAPPIAEAGEGAPPAAKDANGPAEWLLVCDRGRWQGVIDDAPLQALPVQTWDRERVGDHLQPLSSLPSIPESAPLWQAALQLEDGDHQRLLVLSPAGLPCGTVERPELGDAVLKKLGLRLPANLLSAARRENGYPLGMALGQVARGMVSSGEVSLLTDKVAR, from the coding sequence GTGGGTGAAGGCTGGCAATTGCTGACGATCCGCGGCATTCCCCTGCGCATCCACCCGAGCTGGTTTGTGATCCTGCTGCTGGCCACCCTGGGGTTCCAGCAGCAGTACGCCCTCAGCCTCCGCGGCCAGCTCTCGCCGGCGGCGCTCTGGGCCGTGGCCCTGGTCACCTCCCTGGCCCTGTTCGTTTCCGTGCTGCTGCACGAACTGGGCCACTCCCTGGTGGCTCTGCGGCAGGGGGTGAAGGTGAAATCGATCACCCTCTTCCTGCTGGGAGGGGTGGCCAGTGTGGAGCGGGAATGCTCCACCGCCCGCGGTGCCCTGATGGTGGCGGCAGCAGGACCGGCGGTGAGCCTGGTGCTGGGCATCGGCCTGCTGGCCTCCACCCATGCCGCCAGCCACCTCACCCCGGTGCTGGGCCAGGTGGTGGAACGGCTTGGCGCCCTCAACCTGATCCTGGGGCTGTTCAACCTGCTGCCCGGCCTGCCCCTGGATGGGGGTCTGATCGTCAAGGCCCTGGTCTGGGAGTTTTCCGGCAGCCAGAGGCGGGGTGTGGAGGTGGCCAATGCCTGCGGCCGGTTCCTGTCGCTGTTCGCCGTGGGGATGGGCACGGTGCTGCTGCTGCGGGGTGGCGGCATCGGCGGGGCCTGGCTGATCCTGCTGGGCTGGTTCGGCCTGGGGGCGGCCCGCAACCAGAAGCAGATGCTGGTCGTCCAGCAGGCCCTCAAGGATCTCAAGGTCAGGGATGTGGCCCAGCGCCGCTTCCGGGTGCTGGAAGCCGACACCAGCCTGCGGGAGCTGAGCCGGATACGCCTCGGCACCGCCCCACCGATCGCGGAGGCCGGCGAAGGTGCCCCACCGGCCGCAAAGGACGCCAACGGCCCAGCGGAGTGGCTGCTCGTCTGCGACCGGGGCCGCTGGCAGGGGGTCATCGACGACGCCCCCCTCCAGGCCCTTCCGGTGCAGACCTGGGACAGGGAACGGGTGGGCGACCATCTCCAGCCCCTCTCCAGCCTGCCCTCGATCCCCGAATCGGCCCCGCTCTGGCAGGCCGCCCTCCAGCTTGAAGACGGCGACCACCAGCGGCTTCTGGTCCTGAGTCCCGCCGGTCTGCCCTGCGGCACCGTGGAGCGTCCCGAACTGGGCGACGCGGTGCTGAAGAAACTGGGCCTGCGGCTGCCCGCCAATCTGCTCTCCGCCGCCCGGCGTGAGAACGGCTACCCCCTCGGCATGGCCCTGGGTCAGGTGGCCCGCGGCATGGTCAGCTCGGGGGAGGTGTCCCTGCTCACCGACAAGGTCGCCCGATAA
- a CDS encoding lipoyl protein ligase domain-containing protein: protein MRTQAAPAVQPAAPVRWIAPCQLDGAWQMAIDAWLLDGPAAAKPASVVVPAPAFRLYRWSRPTLSLGWHQRRLEPHWSDLVRQGRLALVRRPSGGRAVLHGGDLTYALVCPRPQGSRAEVYDRALAWLVEAFADMGQPLQSGLQAASLQRSSCFATSTAADLVHASGAKRVGSAQLWRGGHLLQHGSIQLDPCPALWHDVFGGEPPQLDPLPLTGEPLEQHLYRSAARWLPLLAGGVAEGGHGGGSQGRPFSEAAPLSPTELAVIAQGLGCYRATLSVSRDTSPELTMPRAT, encoded by the coding sequence ATGAGAACGCAGGCCGCCCCAGCCGTCCAGCCGGCGGCACCGGTTCGTTGGATCGCACCCTGCCAGCTCGATGGGGCCTGGCAGATGGCCATTGATGCCTGGTTGCTGGATGGGCCAGCGGCCGCGAAGCCCGCGTCCGTGGTGGTTCCTGCGCCGGCCTTCCGTCTCTACCGCTGGTCGCGGCCCACCCTCTCCCTGGGCTGGCACCAGCGGCGCCTCGAGCCCCACTGGAGCGATCTGGTGCGTCAGGGGCGCCTCGCGCTGGTGCGACGGCCCAGTGGCGGCCGTGCCGTGCTCCACGGCGGCGATCTCACCTACGCCCTGGTGTGCCCCCGGCCGCAGGGATCCCGTGCCGAGGTCTACGACCGTGCTCTCGCCTGGCTGGTTGAAGCGTTCGCGGACATGGGCCAGCCGCTGCAGAGCGGCCTTCAGGCGGCCAGCCTGCAGCGCAGCAGCTGCTTCGCCACCAGCACCGCCGCCGATCTGGTGCACGCCAGCGGCGCCAAGCGGGTGGGCAGTGCCCAGCTGTGGCGCGGCGGCCACCTGCTGCAGCATGGCTCGATTCAGCTGGACCCCTGCCCCGCCCTCTGGCATGACGTGTTCGGCGGCGAACCTCCGCAGCTCGATCCCCTGCCGCTGACCGGGGAGCCGCTGGAGCAGCACCTGTACCGGTCCGCGGCCCGTTGGTTGCCACTTCTGGCCGGGGGTGTCGCCGAGGGCGGCCATGGTGGCGGCTCCCAAGGGAGGCCGTTCTCCGAGGCCGCGCCCCTCAGCCCCACGGAGCTGGCTGTGATCGCCCAAGGCCTGGGGTGTTATCGGGCGACCTTGTCGGTGAGCAGGGACACCTCCCCCGAGCTGACCATGCCGCGGGCCACCTGA
- a CDS encoding sulfite exporter TauE/SafE family protein produces the protein MATPLIWSLLPLLPLGLVAGLLSGLLGIGGGLIFSPLLLLLGLTPHQALATSTLAIVPTTLGGTIAHGRSGKLTWSGGVAIAGGAALSAGLFSHLGQGLAGWQLLSLQAALYALLTGLVKPRSQLAPVREREPHPLALALVGALAGVAAGLLGVGGGLVMVPVMVAGLGMPVHGAIRYSTVAVLASSCSASLAFLADGRANPLVALVLGGTAAVAAQWSASRLERVREERLVWMLRAITLVLAVDSGRRAVGLWFEAQGITLQKPGSSS, from the coding sequence ATGGCCACGCCGCTGATCTGGAGTCTGCTGCCCCTGCTGCCCCTGGGATTGGTGGCGGGCCTGCTCTCCGGATTGCTGGGCATCGGCGGTGGACTGATCTTCTCCCCCCTGCTGTTGCTGCTGGGCCTGACGCCCCACCAGGCCCTGGCCACCAGCACCCTGGCGATCGTGCCCACCACCCTCGGGGGCACGATCGCCCATGGACGCAGCGGCAAACTCACCTGGTCCGGGGGGGTGGCGATCGCTGGCGGGGCCGCCCTCAGTGCAGGGCTGTTCAGCCACCTGGGCCAGGGCCTCGCCGGCTGGCAGCTGCTGAGCCTGCAGGCGGCGCTCTATGCCCTGCTCACAGGGCTGGTCAAACCCCGCAGCCAGCTGGCCCCGGTGCGGGAGCGGGAGCCCCATCCCCTGGCCCTGGCCCTGGTGGGGGCCCTGGCGGGGGTGGCGGCCGGCCTGCTGGGGGTGGGCGGCGGCCTGGTGATGGTGCCGGTGATGGTGGCGGGGCTGGGCATGCCCGTCCACGGGGCGATCCGGTACAGCACCGTGGCGGTGCTGGCCTCCTCCTGCAGCGCCTCGCTGGCCTTTCTGGCCGACGGCCGGGCCAATCCCCTGGTGGCTCTGGTGCTGGGGGGCACCGCGGCCGTGGCGGCCCAGTGGTCGGCCAGCCGACTGGAGCGGGTCCGGGAGGAGCGGCTGGTGTGGATGCTGCGGGCCATCACCCTGGTGCTGGCCGTGGACAGTGGCCGCCGCGCCGTGGGCCTGTGGTTCGAGGCTCAGGGGATCACACTCCAGAAACCGGGGTCGAGCTCGTAG
- a CDS encoding CRR6 family NdhI maturation factor — translation MALPPCSEPLKVSANQVRGLDLSPLAGLASLAPAALLTAAGGLQIDFDWPRDAEDPRELSEIAELRLWSLRADALHPWLPLVLERSGGQLTRHVAMLLPHGFSPTEGIRFAPESLELWITQRLFLLDHWAAAGGIECRANLGQMAAVLGYELDPGFWSVIP, via the coding sequence ATGGCGCTCCCACCCTGCTCCGAGCCCCTGAAGGTGTCCGCCAACCAGGTGCGCGGGCTCGATCTCTCCCCCCTGGCGGGCCTGGCGTCGCTGGCACCGGCCGCGCTGCTCACCGCCGCCGGCGGACTGCAGATCGACTTCGACTGGCCACGGGACGCAGAAGACCCACGCGAACTCTCGGAGATTGCCGAACTGCGGCTGTGGAGTCTGCGGGCCGATGCGCTCCATCCCTGGCTGCCCCTGGTCCTGGAGCGCAGCGGCGGTCAGCTCACCCGCCATGTGGCGATGCTGCTGCCCCATGGTTTCAGCCCCACCGAAGGGATCCGCTTCGCCCCCGAGAGTCTGGAGCTCTGGATCACCCAGCGCCTGTTCCTCCTCGACCACTGGGCGGCCGCCGGAGGCATCGAGTGCCGCGCCAACCTGGGCCAGATGGCCGCTGTGCTCGGCTACGAGCTCGACCCCGGTTTCTGGAGTGTGATCCCCTGA
- the psaM gene encoding photosystem I reaction center subunit XII: protein MVTPINQAEVLIALVVAAHAGVLAVRLCFSLYKA, encoded by the coding sequence ATGGTCACCCCGATCAACCAGGCCGAAGTGCTGATTGCCCTCGTCGTGGCGGCCCATGCCGGCGTGCTGGCCGTGCGTCTCTGCTTCAGCCTCTACAAAGCCTGA
- a CDS encoding protochlorophyllide reductase, producing the protein MVTLSGDPALSPARSGVPGTALITGASSGVGLFAAKALVDRGWHVVMACRDTDKARRAQAALAIADDAVTHLKVDLADLDGVRALVDAFHATGRPLDALVCNAAVYLPRLKHPERSPQGYEISMATNHFGHFLLIHLLLDDLKRSSHPSRRLVILGTVTANSKELGGKIPIPAPADLGDLSGFAAGFKAPIAMANGKSFKPGKAYKDSKLCNMITTQELHRRLHASTGIVFTSLYPGCVADTPLFRHTPRAFQTIFPWFQKNITGGYVSQALAGERVAQVVADPDFASSGVHWSWGNRQTKGGKQFSQELSEKASNPLTAQRMWDLSLQLVGLV; encoded by the coding sequence ATGGTGACCCTCTCCGGTGACCCCGCCCTCTCTCCCGCCCGCAGCGGCGTTCCCGGAACGGCCCTGATCACCGGCGCCTCCTCCGGTGTCGGCCTTTTCGCCGCCAAGGCCCTGGTGGATCGCGGCTGGCACGTGGTGATGGCCTGCAGGGACACCGACAAGGCCCGCCGGGCCCAGGCCGCGCTGGCCATTGCCGATGACGCGGTGACCCACCTGAAGGTGGATCTGGCCGACCTCGATGGTGTGCGCGCCCTCGTCGACGCCTTCCATGCCACCGGCCGCCCCCTTGATGCCCTGGTCTGCAACGCGGCGGTCTACCTGCCGCGGCTGAAGCATCCGGAACGCTCTCCCCAGGGCTACGAGATCTCCATGGCCACCAATCACTTCGGCCATTTCCTGCTGATCCACCTGCTGCTCGACGACCTCAAGCGGTCCAGCCACCCCTCGCGGCGCCTCGTGATCCTGGGCACCGTCACCGCCAACTCCAAGGAGCTGGGGGGCAAGATCCCCATCCCCGCTCCCGCCGACCTGGGCGATCTCTCCGGCTTCGCCGCCGGCTTCAAGGCCCCGATCGCCATGGCCAACGGCAAGAGCTTCAAGCCCGGCAAGGCCTACAAGGACAGCAAGCTCTGCAACATGATCACCACCCAGGAACTGCACCGGCGCCTGCATGCCAGCACCGGGATCGTGTTCACCTCCCTCTACCCCGGCTGCGTGGCCGACACCCCCCTGTTCCGGCACACCCCGCGGGCCTTCCAGACCATCTTCCCCTGGTTCCAGAAGAACATCACCGGCGGCTACGTGAGCCAGGCGCTGGCGGGGGAGCGGGTGGCGCAGGTGGTGGCGGATCCGGACTTCGCCAGCTCCGGCGTGCACTGGAGCTGGGGGAATCGTCAGACGAAGGGGGGCAAGCAGTTCAGCCAGGAGCTCTCGGAGAAGGCGAGCAACCCGTTGACGGCGCAGCGCATGTGGGACCTTTCCCTGCAGCTCGTGGGCCTCGTCTGA
- a CDS encoding manganese efflux pump MntP family protein yields the protein MILELLLFTAVLSVDSFSAAIALGFRHFSWRRALFFALSSGLSEGLATAIGFLLGRIARKLIMDVDHWVAFALLVVVGAHMCWVAYREQHDEGGQAQELKVHGPLRILFVSAITSIDSLGVGVSLGIVNKPIGLYSTAIGVGAFISTYLGLFLARRLSGQLGSKVEMLAGLVLIALGIKMLSI from the coding sequence ATGATCCTGGAGCTGCTGCTGTTCACGGCAGTGCTGAGTGTGGATTCGTTCTCGGCGGCCATTGCCCTGGGGTTCCGCCACTTCTCCTGGCGGCGGGCTTTGTTCTTTGCCCTCAGTTCCGGCCTGTCGGAGGGGCTGGCCACAGCGATCGGTTTTCTGCTCGGCCGCATCGCCCGCAAGCTGATCATGGATGTCGACCACTGGGTGGCCTTCGCCCTGCTGGTGGTGGTGGGGGCGCACATGTGCTGGGTGGCCTACCGGGAACAACACGACGAAGGCGGACAGGCGCAGGAGCTGAAAGTGCACGGACCCCTGCGCATTCTGTTCGTCTCCGCCATCACCAGCATTGATTCTCTGGGTGTTGGTGTCTCTCTGGGCATTGTCAACAAGCCCATTGGCCTCTACTCCACGGCCATTGGTGTGGGGGCCTTCATTTCCACCTACCTGGGCCTGTTCCTGGCCCGCAGACTCTCCGGTCAGCTGGGCAGCAAGGTGGAAATGCTGGCTGGTCTGGTGCTGATTGCGTTGGGGATCAAGATGCTGTCGATCTAG
- the bchL gene encoding ferredoxin:protochlorophyllide reductase (ATP-dependent) iron-sulfur ATP-binding protein, giving the protein MTTTLTSPSSTTANPREDGEGSLQVHQDASMNIEEGALVIAVYGKGGIGKSTTSSNLSAAFSKLGKRVLQIGCDPKHDSTFTLTKKMVPTVIDILETVDFHTEELRPEDFVFEGYNGVMCVESGGPPAGTGCGGYVTGQTVKLLKEHHLLEDTDVVIFDVLGDVVCGGFAAPLQHAHYCLIVTANDFDSIFAMNRIMQAINAKAKNYKVRLGGVIANRSEQTDEIDKFNERTGLRTMAHFKTVDAIRKSRLKKCTIFEMESTPEVEAVQQEYLSLARKMLTDVEPLEAESLKDREIFDLLGFD; this is encoded by the coding sequence ATGACCACCACACTCACGTCTCCCTCAAGCACCACCGCCAACCCTCGCGAAGATGGCGAGGGCAGCCTGCAGGTGCATCAGGACGCGTCGATGAACATCGAGGAGGGGGCGCTGGTGATCGCCGTCTACGGCAAAGGCGGCATCGGCAAATCCACCACCTCCTCGAATCTGTCCGCCGCCTTCTCCAAGCTGGGTAAGCGGGTGCTGCAGATCGGTTGTGATCCCAAGCACGACTCCACCTTCACCCTCACCAAGAAGATGGTGCCGACGGTGATCGACATCCTCGAGACCGTCGATTTCCACACCGAGGAGCTGCGGCCCGAGGACTTTGTCTTCGAGGGCTACAACGGCGTGATGTGCGTGGAATCGGGCGGCCCCCCGGCCGGCACCGGCTGCGGCGGCTACGTGACCGGCCAGACGGTCAAGCTGCTCAAGGAGCACCACCTGCTGGAGGACACCGATGTGGTGATCTTCGATGTGCTTGGTGACGTGGTCTGCGGTGGCTTCGCCGCCCCCCTCCAGCACGCCCACTACTGCCTGATCGTCACCGCCAACGATTTTGATTCGATCTTCGCCATGAATCGGATCATGCAGGCGATCAATGCCAAGGCCAAGAATTACAAGGTGCGCCTGGGTGGGGTGATTGCCAACCGCTCGGAGCAGACCGACGAGATCGACAAGTTCAACGAGCGCACCGGCTTGCGCACCATGGCCCACTTCAAGACCGTCGATGCGATTCGCAAATCACGGCTCAAGAAGTGCACCATCTTCGAGATGGAGAGCACACCGGAAGTGGAGGCCGTGCAGCAGGAATACCTGAGCCTGGCCCGCAAGATGCTCACCGACGTGGAGCCGCTGGAGGCCGAATCGCTCAAGGATCGGGAGATCTTCGACCTGCTCGGGTTTGATTGA